Below is a genomic region from Diabrotica undecimpunctata isolate CICGRU chromosome 7, icDiaUnde3, whole genome shotgun sequence.
cctcagtcttttccatgtatttctgttttgtgctgtttgcatccaatttttgtcgatccgttttatgtcatcagaccatcttgttggtggacgacctctacttcgatgtgcttcttgtctcggtctccactgtattattcgctgtgtccatctgttatccgacattctagctatgtgccccgtccagttccacttaagggtcataattctttcaatgacatctgtcactcctgttctccgtcttatttccttgttcgtgatccgatccctacgagaaatgcctaacatcgatcgttccatggctctttgggtaacacaaattttatttcttactttcttggttagtgttaatgtctctgcaccatatgtaagtactggcaacacgcactgattaaagacttttcttttaagacacataggcagttctgatttaagaacatagcttagcttgccgaatgccacccaagtgagtcctatgcgacggcttagttcgcacgtttgattatctcttcctatgcgtatctcatgtcctaagtacttacatgaggtggtttcttcaatatgcatgccatttactgaaatcttttcgcttaacacaagatttgtcatgatttgtgtttttgtgtggttgattttcaatcctacttgtagggaggctaggtatagtttctccagttgcgatactgcatcatcgattctgtcagcaaaaaggacaatatcgtcagcaaacctcaaatgactaagcatttctccattgacattaattcctttttcactcagatttgcgttcttaaacatatgctccaataatgttgtaaacaattttggcgaaattgtgtctccctgttgcactccccgttttattttaaatacgttggtctttttatctgccagtttcacacttgctgtcccattttgatagatgtattttatcatgtttatatagcgatgatctatacggcactctgttaaggcttttaacatcttttgatgacttattgtgtcgaaagctttttcgtagtcaacaaatatcatgactaatggcttgttatattcaacactcttttctattaagttcttaataacttgtaaatgatcattcgtgccatatcctgctctaaaacctgcttgctctcttggctgatagaaatccaccttacttcctagcctgttggtaataactcttgtaaatagcttatatacttgtgacaacaagctaatggggcggtagtttcaaaggtcgctgatatctcccttcttatgaagtaagatgatttccgcgttgttccactgcgtcggtgttatcgcttcgcacagacatttattgaacagtttagcaagtgtcagtaagagcttatttcctcctagttttaggctttcggtcattaccctgtcttcacctggggatttattgttctttatcacccgaagtgcatttttaatttcgtcaACAGTTATGTTCAGCATTAATTCTGAGCCTTGATTCTCTATCTTTGGTAAGGGGCGTCTTTCATCGGATTCACTTGTTTCATAGAGTTGTCTGTAAAAGTCTTCCACTGTTTTTACTATTTCTTCTTTATCAGTCACAATGTCGTCTTGTTTATTTCTTAACTTATGTATGTTCTTTTTTCCTGTGGACATGTTGTGTCTTAGAACTTTCAGACttctatttttctctatcaccCTTGTCACCTCTCTCATGTTATGTTGCTGTATGTCTTTTCGGATTTCTTGGTTTATTGTTTTACTGAGTATAATAGAATATTATAGTATTCATAGTAGATTCGGAATTAGGACACAGATAACATGTAATGACGATTTATTTGCTTCAATAAAATTTGTTGTCTGTTTAACAATTTTCATTTCACCAAATGGCGGGGATTTATTATGAATctcaaattttaaagaaattgaaatacgCAGACGGTTTCTTTAGATTAAGAACATGTAATTAATGTAGGTAAAGTGGCtcatccagcacagggccaaagatcttccttaggatttttctttcccaaacacatagtctctctccgtttgcctttgttatcgtccacgtttggttccatacatcacaacgggtcgtatgattgttttatagacctgtatcttcgtacgtcttgttagttgtttcgattttgtaaGGTTTTGAAGGGCAAAAAGTcatctgttgccggcctggattctgttgtttatttcttgtgatccgttattgtcttcagttattgttgtcccaagatacttgaattctctaacgcgtCATCTtaaagttaaagtcatcgatggtgatgatctgaccgattctgtctctgctttaattattgcggctcatatacatatatttcgtcttgttttcgttgatttggagccccatcttctctTCTTCCTTCTCGAATCTCATAACAGTCTCCTTCATActtaatcgtgtgtttcctattagatcgatatcgtctgcaaatacCAGTAGTACTTTTGGTCCTTCACGATGAAATACTGTATTCGGTTTTTCGATTCTTGCATTTCTGATTATGTGTTCCAGAGCTAAGTTGAAGAGTTGTGGTGAAAGTGCATCTCCCTGTTTTAGTCaattgtttatttcaaatgtctccgagtattgttgtccaactctcaccttacataccctgcatactctatcaaatgcttgtttaaaatctatgaacatctgatgaagctcacgatcaaactcccagcattttaccattatctgttttattgtgaATATTTGGTCAATGGTAGAGCGGCCCGCTCTAAATCCGCATTAATAATCTCCAACGATTCCTTCTGTGTATGTTTTGGTTCTTTCTAGCAGGATGTTTGCAAGGATTTTGTAGGCGGTGTTTAGGAGTGTTATTCCCCGTTAGTTAGTACAttgctttttgtttccttttttgtgtattggtacaataaccccctttttccattcatctggcatTGTTTCTTCTTGCCAAATGTCTTGAATCAGCTTGTATATAGAACTGTACAACACTTCTCCTCCATGTTTTAAGCAATCTGCGGGTTTACCATCGCTACCTGgtgtcttattatttttttaagttttttaattaccTGTATTACTTCTTCGTATGTCGGGTATTGGTTTTCTATTTCACCTGTATGTCTTGTGTACTATATATGGGCATAGTCAATTTTTATCCTTCGCTATGTGTACCACCAGTGGGCACATAACATTAAACTTTCAAAGTCGTGTGTACGTACGATGGCCATACTTAGCATTAGTTTAAATGGATGTATTTGTTGGCCTATTTTTGTgtcatattttgtaaaaaatatgacATAAAATACCAgtgtttgtaaataatttatgtatTTCTTCGATAACAAGTAAATCACGATAACATATGTATTTCTTCGATACATTTATGGATTTGGTTAACTGCTATTAGGACCTTGTtggtcgcttcttcactagttgTTCCTACTGCTTGGATAGCTGTATCATCAGCAAAGGTGGCATATATAAACAATTGGGCTCCACGAGTATCATATCTAGGCCCagctttaaaacaaaaaaaaataacgatagaaataagaaaattatttaatatgcTATAATTTTGAGATACGGATACAccaattttacgaaaaaaatacaTGGCACACAGGAACcggtacattttttttttttcaatttcggGCTGGCCTTTAAAGTGTACTTGCCCCAGTTTCATTTCAACTCTTTCCCGAACGTTTTTGATCTTGTTGAAAACCTTTTTTACTTGTTATTTGtagatctattaaaaataaagcCTTTATTTTTTAGGCATCCTGCGGATCAGTAGCTGGCCTTCTTAAAACCAAAATAGGATCCTTTAGCGCACAATCTTCATTCGATGCAGAACATACTGATCCAAATGAACCGTCGTGCTCAAAAGTTACAAGAACTGAGGGAAGTGGTTCTAGTAGTCCAGAAGAAATTACATCACCAGAAAATCCTCAGTCTTCCGAAAATGGTAAATCCGTAAGAAAAAGTGAAATACAAAAAGCTTTAGATAAGGATCTGAGTGCTCTTGACGCAATGATCGAAAAGGCTGAAAATGCGCAAATTGCCATGAATCATCAAAATAAGCAGATGAAGAGATTTATTTAAAGTTGTTATTTTTAAGCTATAGTAGAGTTTTTAAATACTTAATTATTTAATTACGTTATCTGTAATATAACATATCTGCCAAAATAAACAATACCAAAATCTATACACTAAATAAGTGTTCATATAAGTAGCATGTATTCATTGTTTGATTTCTAGATAAATAATGTAACATAAAGCAAAATACCAGTAGATCTGCTGGATTTTTGCACATTGTCATCATTCTATtatgggaaataaaccaaagcaTGTAAGCAAACCTTATGTCGGttaaaagaattagaaaatggTTAATATTACAATGGGTGTTTTTATACTTCTCTGTTATTTCATTTTGAAAATTGGGTATACATTTATGAACGTGTTTTTCCAATTTTTGGAGGCCTACGGTTGTCCACTAACATCtacagtaaataaaattttaaaccatagtaatcaaaaataaaagtGTTTTCATTGCATATAAGCAAATACCTATATGGGTTATAATCTAAAAAAACTGAATAGAAATCTAACTTAAGGCTCCATCATATTGATCAGTTTGTTTATTAAGTGTTAAGTTTGGCtttcaaaattaattaattaattacgtTGTTAATGTCAGTTTATAGGTTAGGATAAACATTATATTATTCGtcattagctaataaataaattcttATCCTAATAAATCGAACACGAAGCTAATGGTTAGTCGGTATAAcaactgtttgttaaaaaatgtatatattcAAAATACTAAAAAGGATTGAATACAGTTATTCGGGGTAACTTTGATCCACAGGGTCTAACTTTGCACCATTTACTTTTTTTGATATTAGTGTACGTTATAAGTAGTATTCTCGCTGTTAAAACTGTTTAATTTTGTTGACACAATACAACTGATATGTTGTATTGTGTCAACCTTGAGTTTTTATACGGTCTGTAAAGTGCTATGTTGTAAACAATAATTCAAAGTGATTACTTATAGCGATTCTGTCGAAAAAGTAAATATGCAGGgtattttagttattttattaatGATTTAGGATCACTTTCGGTACATCAGAGCTTCAAGTTTCATTAAAATAACCCGGAATTGCAGCAAAAACTGGCCGGCCTGATAATTTATATGATTTCAGGCTAACTTTGCACCACATTGAA
It encodes:
- the LOC140446059 gene encoding uncharacterized protein is translated as MAEGSYEYECMRAELLGIEKPDYEEFMKKAREQVKKEIEEEEVDIEHLKDVDLEKESITRVTGRLDELNNILKKTQSKINRMKASCGSVAGLLKTKIGSFSAQSSFDAEHTDPNEPSCSKVTRTEGSGSSSPEEITSPENPQSSENGKSVRKSEIQKALDKDLSALDAMIEKAENAQIAMNHQNKQMKRFI